In Legionella cincinnatiensis, the DNA window CGAACCGAACTTCGCGAATCCCACTTTTGTTGATAAACAGTAAACTCAGTATCCTTTATTTCACTAATTACACTGGACATCGGCTTCATCATCCTTAACTTGGAATAGAAGAGACTCCAGCTCTTTATTGAGTAACTCCGTTTATTTTCTGATTCCTGATCTAAAGCGCAAAAACTACCATTTCAATAAATAATTGTCAAAGAATTTTTCTTAAAATATGAACAAATATTCAACCAAAACTACAACCTTCACTTAGTTTCTCCATTCCGACTTAAACTCCCTCATTAACTATTGCGTCTACCACAATGTATTTGGAATAATGCTCTTGGATATTAAACATTCTCTCGGCACAGGAAGAACTATGATGTATAAAAAATCAGAGAAATGCGCATGTGACACCCATTTATCGAGGACTGATCAAAACTGCGACTATTTAGCAGAAGCACTTGATCTTGCTTACAATTCAAGAAAAAAACCTCGAAGAAAATTCGCTAAGATATCGTCCCTCATCAATACTTTCTGCATCCTTTTTGCTGCAGGAAATTCTTCTGCCTGGGCTCATGGTGGAGGGGGTTTTCATGGACAAGGTGGTGGATTTGAATGGGGTAGCTACTCTCGTGAATCTGCAGGGATGTATCACCACAATAACAGTTATCCTGCCTGGGGATCTTCAGGAGGCTATCGGGAAGGTGGATACTATCATGGTTCACTAGGCTCCTCTTATGGGACCATGCATCCATTCCAAGAACATCACCCACAAACCATTCGTCCTTTTAATCAAGCATCAACCGGAATAGGTCATATTGATGGCTTTCATCATGGCGGGTACGCTAACAAAGAGTTTGCTGGCAATGCAAATTGGATAAACCACAACAATTGGCATGGCAATTATTGGCATGGCAACTATTGGCATGGTAGCTATTGGGCTGGAGAAGCCTATTGGGGACCAGGACCTTATTGGGGTTGGGGGAATAGCTTTTTCTATGGCGCATTATTTGGAGCAACATTTACAACAGCATTCTTTTTACCGCCTGTTTATGTAGACTATTATTATTCTGTTCCATTATATTATTACCCTGGACCTTATAATTATACTATCCTCGTTAGCAACTACTCAGCCGTACCTGCGCCTCCGTTACGACCTGCACCACAAAAAGTGGAAACTTGGGTTCCAGCCAAAAATGGCTATATTCCAGTGAATGCAGTGCTCAATAACATTGTCAATAAAAAAGCAACTTATTATTGTCGTGTTAAGTTCCATGGAAACATATCTTATGGAGTTCTGATTCCGAATGACGGTTGTTATGTGGAAGAACCTTCAGTAACCATGAGATTTTCAAAATATGATATTCTGGTTTCTTCGATCGTGGGTTAAGAAGAAAATTGTAAGTGCTTGTGTAAGTGTTTAAAATTTAGTCACCATCGCTTTCGCGGCGTTATTGCGGAGGGTGACGCGCCCCTAAACGTCACCTTCCGTGAAAACGGAAGGTCTAGAAAATAACAAATCGTACTGCTTACGCAGAGGGGGAGCGCTCTTAAAACGCCGTGATTGATACAGCCACTTGATCTTGATTAATTTCCAGCAAAAGAACACTTCGCGGTTTTTAACAATAATTGAGATAACTTGATGTATCCTTTTCTTTTTAAATGAGAAAAGCTATCTACGATATCTTCTTGATCAAGAATATCATCCATTTCCAAAAGCAATACATTGGGCTTTTCTTTCGCAATATTTCTCATAATCTTATTAAGCAATTCAGTGCGTTTAACAATTCTCTCGTTTTGTTCTTGGGTCATTAATGGCAATGGTATTTTTTCAGGAGGATTAATAAATAACAGTTTTACATGTTCTGGAAAAAGACCAATATACCAAAGTACGTTATTTTCAAATTGCTTTTCAGAAACATAGCCACGGTAATTTTTAAATACAAAATAAAAAATGAACTGATAGAGAATTTTTCGCCAACGGTCTCCGAACCAATCCAATGTAGCATTAACAATTTTTTCAATTCGTGGCCACGGAGAAAAACGATTATCAAGATTAAATCGTTTAATATCACGCATCCCATTAATCATCATTGTTTTAATATGTTCTCCCAGCACTTGATTGTCCTGCTTGATCGTTTTCAAACTTTTCCAGAAAATATAACTGGATGTGACAGGGATTTTTTTGCTTTGGATCTTATAGTTCCCACTGTAATAATCGCTTTCAAGAAAATTAACGATCATATGGTACTCATTACTTTCTATGGCTTTTCGTGTTTTATCAAAACGTGTATCTTGCTTGCCCTCTAAATTTTCTCGTAAAAAATGTAAATTTGCATATTCAAAGAATGAGAATATTTCCTCATCTACGTGATAGTGTTCACTGAGAAGAAACGAAACGGCATTGGCAAGACATGGACCTCTGACTAAAACTTTTTTACTATTGGGAGTCGATTTTTTTTCGTCACTTTCTTGTTGCAAATTAATTGCAATAAAGTCCAGATTTATATCCACATTTTTTAGTTTAGAAATATTAAATGAAGGTTTTAATTCGGGATACATTGCTTTTAACCATTGATACATCCTTGCTTCAACGCACATTCCTAGAATACGACATGAAAACACATAGTGAAATAAGGTATTATTTAAAATACAAACATACCCTACAACTCCATAATCTCCGTACTTATCTTCCACCCGGATTTTAAAATTGCTCCCATTTTTTAATTCAAATAAAGTAAATAAATACTCATACTTAATTCGTGATCGCGTATAATTCATCTGATTTGAACGGTTCACAAGCTCTATCACGCGTTCAATCTCATGATCATTGATGTCTAAAGGGATAAGCTGAATTTTGATATTGCATTCTTTCAAGAATGCGTGTTCATCATTATTTTTTTCAAGAAATGTTATTTTATTTTTCTCTTTCCTTTCTAGAATTTTATAATGTGCTAAGCGCTCGCGATTACTGTCATTTTTCCCCCAATTACTTACATCTTCCTGCATAAATTGGTCGGCTAATTTAACTGCAATATTGGGGTTGTGAAAAAGGACCTCTCTTAGAACAAATTCATTATCATCTACAAATAATACATTTTGTTCACGAAGTTGTGCTTGTTCTATAATTTTTTTTATTCGCAATCCTTTATCTTCAAAAGATATTTTAGGAAAAATAAAGAATTCATAGATGCCTAACTGTTTGAGCATCTTTTCGGCTTTTCTTACATCGTTTTTGGAGCAAATAGAATGAACAATACCTCTATTTAACAAATATTCAATTCTTGCAATCACATCTTGGTTTAAGATTACATCATCTTGATCTGCTAGTGTTCCTTTCCACAAGGTATCGTCTAAATCCCAGATGATTAATTTAATTTCATTCACAATAACTCATATTTAATAAAATGATGGATAAAAATTTTTATACTAGGGTCTGTTGACAATTCGTCTTCCAAGACCCGACGTCCTGCGGCTTATCTGCGGGATCCAGTAATCTTGATGAAGTTTATTGCTCAAATACAGATCTTTCTGGATCCCGCAGATAAGCCGCAGGACGTCGAGAACTGAATTGCCAACAAACCCTAGAATGGGTAACTCTTTCTTTAATACAAAACTAGAAACTTCAAGTCAATATATCCCTGATTTCTAGCGAGCCGCATTTTGTATCACATTTAAAAATGGAATGCAAAATTGCTTACATATTATTGGCTTATATTATTTGCATCAAAAGTATTTTAGTAGTAATTTTGTGATTGATATGCATGAGCTCTACCACAAGGCTAATTTTTCTATCATGAGAGAATGCGAAATGTTTCGTTTGTAACATATTCATAAAGTTGCAATTTTTTTAGCTAATATTATTAATAAGAATGAATTATAGCAGTAAGCAAGGTAATCTCTTAAGAGAGAAAAACCAGGAGGCTTAAATGAACATAGTCGATATGAAAACATTTCTTGCTGTTGTTGAATATCATTCAACATCCTTAGCATCAAAACACATGTATGCCTCTCAGCCTACTATAAGCAGGCGTATTAAAAAATTAGAGCAGGAGTTAGGGAGTCAGCTCTTTGTAAATACTACCTATGGAGTGGAGTTGACTCAGAAAGGAAAGGCTTTTCTTCCCTATATTCGCCAAATACTTGGTATTTATAATGAAATGATGAAAGCGGAGCATAATGATCGCAAAAGCCGGCCTAAATTAACGATTAATGTAGGACTTAATCCTTATGTTTCTCTCTCCGTATTTGCCGAATTTATCAATTATATGCTTGCACTGAAAACAAATTATTTTATTATTAATAAAATAATTCCGGGCAAAGATCTGAATACAAGTCTGTCAGGTGGAAATTATGACCTTTTCATTTTACCTTATACAGGAAATTGTCCTGCGAATATAACTTCTATACCTCTATGGAAAGAAAGGGTTTTACCTGTTGTATCTATTACTCATCCTCTAGCGAAACGTAACACTCCTATTTCGATAACTGAATTGGCAGAATACGATGCGGTCTTAACAACGAATGACAGTATATTGCGCCAAAAATTTAACGTGTTGGTCGCACAAAAAGGTATTTCACCTAAAATTATCGCTGAGGTAAATACGGTATATAATTGTATCCAGACAGTCGAACATGGGCAGAGTTGGTGTTTGATTTATGAAAGATTACTTGATGATAAATTAGCTGTAGTTGAACTCAGCGATTTTACTATAGATATTGAGTTTCATGCTTTTTATTTAAAAAAACGCAGCGAAGAACGCCTGATTTGGGAGTTTGTTGAATATCTTCGACAATGGCTCAGCCAATCATCGGATCTCAGTGACCTTCTTATCAAAACAAAAAGTTTATCTATTCAAGGTCAGGATCATAGTAATAAATAGCTTAATCATCAAAAAGGATCTTGAAAACGATTGAATTTAAAAAGGTGCAACAAACCTCTTACTCTGAGTGGGTTACGAACAGAATGGAATCATAACTCAACTCAGGAAGATAATATTCATAAATTTAAAAATAGCAGCAATGCTTTTTGCACATGCAGCCTGTTTTCACTTTGAGTAAAGATTATTGACGCAGGACTGTCTGGCAAAGTTTCAGAAACTTCTTTTCCTCGCTCCATGGGCATACAATGCATAAATACTGCTTCTGACTTCGCATAAGACATTAAAGATTCATTGACCTGGAATCCTTGAAATACTTGACTATTATCCAGTGCTTCAAAGCCCATACTGGCCCATACATCAGTATATACTGCATCAGCATTTTTAACGGCCATTTCAGGTTTTGAAAAACTATAAATCATGCCGTTTTTAATACTATGTGCTTGTTCTATAATTGCACTATTAGGTTGGCGAGATTCAGGGCAACAATAATTAATTGTTATCCCTAATTGAGGTGCAAGCAACATCAAACTATGAAGAATATTATTCCCATCCCCAACATAAGCAACAGTAAGACCATCAAGTGAACCAAAATGCTCCCAGAGACTTAATAAATCAGCGAGAATCTGACATGGATGATGTAAAGCTGAAAGACCATTGATTACAGGTACTTTTGCATGAACAGCCATTTCTTGCAAAATCTCATCAGCATGAGTTCTCATCATAATAAAATCAGTATAACCATTTAGAACTCTTGCCATATCTGCTGGAGTTTCTTGTTTTCTGGTATTACCTAAACTTTCAATAGCAATTCCTCCCATACTTTGAATCGCCATTGCAAAACTTAATCGGGTTCTAAAAGAGGGTTTTTCAAAAATCATGGCCAGGCTTTTACTGGCTAAAGCCTGGCAATAAAAGGAAGGAGTTTGTTTCAGTGCTTTGGCCTTCTCTAAAATACGTTTCAATTCTTCTGTGCTTAATTCTGTTCCAGTAAGGAAATGCTTGATTTTTTTCATAGATGATGCATCACCTACTCCAGTGGGATCGGTGGTAAATGTGTGTTGGGCCCCTACTTCAAGATCAAAAATCGCCTGTTGTAAATTAATCACGAAAGTATTGGTTGTTACTTCGCTAATAGTTTGCGAATGATTGTCTTCTACTATAGTGTGATTCACTGGAATAGTAAGGGACATTTTAACCTCCTCGATTAAATCAGTAAATAAACATTGTTTCTATGGTCTTAGGCTATAACGATTTTTTTAATTCATTCGTTATGAATCCTTTAACCAGATAGTTTCTAGTTTTTGGATTGAGCCATCTGCTTTAAGTTTTTGTAGCGCTTTATTAATCTTTGTTGTTAGTGGAGAACCTTTTTTGACCGCCAAAGCGTAGCCATAATCTGCTTTAGCAATTAAGGAATAAGATAATTCTGTATACTTTTTGCTAAAGATCTTACCCTGAACCCCATCCATTAAAACAACATCGACACGACCTGAAATTAATGATTCAATCGCCTGATTGTTATTATCCAATACTGTAGTTTCAACCTGAGGAAAAGTTTCTCGCAACCAGATCTCCATAATACTGCCCAGTTGGACCGCTACTTTTTTTCCTTTAAGTTGGTTTTGAGTTATGACTGGTTGATTTGAACGATACACAGAAGCTATACCATCAAAATAATAAGGTTCAGAAAAGTCAAAATTGTTTTTTCTAGCTTCGGTAATAGTGATTGTAGCTATAGCAATATCATCTTGACCAGAGCTTATTGCAGGTAGAACCGTACTAAATTGCATGTTATCAAAAACAGCCTCTTTCCCAAGTTCTTTAGCAATAAGTTTTGCCAAATCAATGTCGAAACCTTTAATTTCTCCATGTTCACTATATTCAAAAGGTGGATATACTGCTGATGTAACAAAATGCAGATATTTTTCTTTTTTATTTGAACTACATGAAGATAAAAAAAATATAAACAGGAGCAATGCTAAATTAACAAACTTACCCATATGAATACCAATCCAAAATTTATTCATTTTATGAATATAAATTATTTGATTTTTATTGTCAATAAAATGAATATAATTTCAATTTATTGATTGAGCTTTCAATAGCAAATCAGATAATCTCTTGCGCTTGATGTTCAATATTGACAATAAAAATATAAATTTTGTTAATTTTGAAATAAACATTTGCATTCCACTCAAATTTTAGATTAATCTAAAGGAGACTCATACGGAAAAGGAGATTGCTATGACCAAGAAAGCTGCAAATACTCGCCAAAAAAATGGAGCTCATACAACAAACCACCCTTACTCCAATAAGGACCATCAACTTTTTTTTAATCAACACTCCTCCCATTCATCAGGAATAAAGAAAACAAGAAAAACAAAAAAAGAACAACATCCCACCCAAGAAATAAAATTGGAAACACCTACTGAACTTTTATTAGCTGGTATTTTAGAAGAGTTAAAAACTCAGAATATGATTGAACTCGTAAAACTACAGGCTCAGCAACAACAAGAGCAAGAGGAATTAGAAGCTGCTGAAAAAATGAAAGAAGAAGATAATGCTCGCTTCGAAGAAATCCGAAATTCAATGTATATTTGATTGAACCAGGAAAAAACAGATGGGTTCATAGTAAACATAGTAGAACCCATCTGCTTAATATCCCTTTCTTCTAAACCAATTAATAGAGAATCTGTTAGTTGGTTTGCAGATGCTAAAGCAAGGCAATTTCAGGGTTCCCGCTGCAAAATGAGCTACTCACCAAACTCAGGATAAACGTTCAATCAAAGCAATATATCTGGGATCTTTTTGCATTTTTTCTACGGTACGTTGATAAACATGAATATCTTCTGTTGGCACAGGTATTTTTTCAGCATATTCAAATAAAAGCTCTGCCAACTGATTTGTAAAATTTTGGTAGTTAAACTTCATTACTTCATAATGCAATTGTATCTAATAATAACAATTTCCTGTAACAGAATTTCTTATTACTTGGCAATTGCAGCAAATGCTGACGCCTTATCTCATAACAATCATTAAATCAATTGAATATGAAGATACGGAAAATTATTTTTCTTGAACGATTTTTCTAGACAGGCGGATAGATTTTGTTTTTAATGTCAGACTCAATTCAGGATGAGAAAAATATGTATTTTACAAGGATCTTTTTTTTAATTGTATTTTTATTTATTGGTACAATACGAGAAACCCAAGCAGAAGAAACGGATCAATTTACCCTTCCCCCCAATGAATTACAGGATATTGGCCCAATTACAAGTAGCAGACTTTACGACGTTATTAAACAAGTTATCGCTCAAACTAACTCAGAAATTCAAATGCTTCTACCAAGAGCTCAGCGTAGTCGGCATGCAGCATCTCAATTGGCATTGCGCCAGAATGGAACCTATCTCGCAGATTTAGTCTACAAGCATACTGGTCCAGGTTTTCCACGTTGGTTACGCCGTATTCCTAAAGAATCAAAACCCATATTCTATAAAGAAGCCCTACCCTGGAAAACTGTTTATTGGCTCGTTTTTTCCCAGTCTCCTTTATTTGTAATTGGGCTTGCGCCGACGATTAATATGTATGGTTATTATTTCGGTACTGACAAGCTAGGTCATTTTTTCATGATGGGCCATACCTACTACAAAATTTATATGTATTACCTGGACCATGGAAAATCTGCCCAAAAAGCTCATGCAGCTGTTGTTTTATATGGCCAAATCCTTGAACAAACTTATCTTGGGACCTTGATCAACGGTGTTTATTCCAATGCAGACTTAGCAGGAAATTACGCGGGCTGGAAATTTTATATGAATCTAGCACAAAGCGTGAAAATTGGGGAGCGTACTCTTCCCCCCATTTTAGTTTTAAATGAAGGTCAATGGGAATTTTCCAAACATGTCAACAGAGAAACCCTGCTTAAGCCTTATCTCTCAGATAATTTAAATGAAGCCTTCAATCCTTGTCGTTACTCTTTTATGCGAGGCCAAATCCGTAGACAGGTAAAAAAACGATGTGACGATTGGATAAAACGTCAGGGGCTCACACAACAAATTGTTCAAGCAAAACTTGAAGAAACCAGCCGTTGGCATGGAGAAAACTATGGCCACTGGCTTCCTGTGGACAATGCCGTAACACTCGATGCTTGCTTTGGAGGTCAATAAAAATCAAAAAGTAACATAAAAAACATAAAACAGTCTGTTGACAATTGATTCCTTCAGAGATAGGAACGAATTGTCAGCAAAGCCTAGTTGAGTTCGTGACGAACAAGATAATGTATTGAAGATGACGGATTTTTAATTTGTCTTGTGAAGAACAGTAGTGATCACTACGATGAACAAAAAATTCGGCAACTTCAATTCCCTTGGTTTGCATAGCACTCCACTGTCTTTTCTAAATTAAGAAGACTCACAAAATTTTCGATGGAAAGCTTCTTAGTTCGTGAGATTAATTTTCAGGAGAAATACTGTATGCTAAAGAAAGATGCCCAGTTTATTAGGAATGAATTAGAACTTAATCGTTTGTACGCTTTAAAAGAACGATCCAATGCTGAAAATTATCAAATTATTTCCTTTTGTGTCATGAATATTAGAGCTTTGGAAGAGTATCCTTTAATAAATTGTGATGATGACATGCAACTTGAATTATTAACGCTACGTGGTGATTATTATTTATCACTATTTAAGGCATTAAGTGAAATTAAAAATCCTACTGAAAAAGATATATCTGATCGCTTAAGATATAGAGAAATTGCATATGAATATCATCCTGAAGACGTAAAAAAAATAGAGCAGGAATTTCAATTACAAGAAGCAAAATTAAATTTAGATGAAGATTTTTCACTTGCTCTATATTTAAATGAATTAGAGAAAAAAGGAGTGCTTAAAGAAGAATTAGAACAAAAAGAAACACCTCTCGAAGAGCAAGAACAAAATGAAAGTCTCATAGAGAAACCAGAACATAATGAGAAACATAGCCCCCAAGAACTAAAACAAAATGAGAGCCTATTAGAAAAACCAGAACAAAGTAAAAAGCATCTCCAAGAACTAGAGCAAAATGAGGATCTAGAAGAATTAGAACACAATGAAGAGTTTGTTCTCATAGAGAGCTCCCAAGAAAAAGCAGTGCCCTCAAAAAAAGTTTCTCCTTTGATACAAGAAGATGTAAAGAAGAAATATCATAATTCTTTATTTGATTGGGCAAAGAATACACCCCCAGAAGTTTTAGAGCGGTATATTAATAAGATAATTGATAAAAAATATACTCCTTTGGTGTCTACTCTTTCATTTCGCCAACGAACAGAACCCGTTAAAGAATATTTAAGAAGAAGTAAAAATGAAAGTGGTGATAATCGACTAGCATATATTTTAAGCTCAGGCTCTCAAGAGGATGGCGCCTTAAATCAACTACTCGTAAAAGACCTTACCCCTTTAATGTTGCGCAAGCATTTTATCCCTGATATTAACCTTGCGATTCAAGATAAAAGCTTTGCACAAAACATAGTAGATATTACTCGGGATGTAGTGTTATTTGCAAAGAAAGATAAACAATTTACTCATCCATTTAGTAATGTGGGTATCTCATTAGTCTATAGAGCTATTTATGATTGGGTGGATAGTTTAACGGAAAAATCATTTCAAAGTCTGGTTAAGTCTGCATTAAAACAATATGAAGGAAAAACATGGGGGAGCTATTGGGGCTCATCAAGACGTATAGTGATTGAGGATTATCTTAAAGAAAATTGTAATTCTAAAGCATTAGCTATGATTTTTATGAATAATATCGAAATGTCCACCTTAAGCGAGTGTTTATTTACTAAAATTGTTGAAACAATTAAAAAAGAAATTATAAGTGGTGAGTATCCTAAAATGAAACAAGATTTAAAATACAAATTAGTTGCAGATTTTAATTTAAAAGAGCATAAAGATTTTTATCTGGCAAATCTGCGTATGCATCATGAAACCATTGCGGCTGCAGCAAAGAATTCTCCTAGTGTCACGCTGAATAATGTAGGTTAAAGCAAGACAGGAAGAGTACGTACCAAGGACACCCAGAGTTTTAATTATAATACTTTTGTACATGACAAATTTTTTGTCATGTACGTAGCTATACTTCTATCCCCTCCTGAGGGTTGTGCTATAATCGAGTTCTTGAGCGTTATATCCTAGATTCAGGACAGTCTAAAATATGTTATTTTTGAGGATTTAATTATGTTTGACAAAATAGACGCAACAGGAAGCTATATAGAATTTCCAGGGGTAACGATTATTGCCCCAACCCTCAAAACGTCTCAAGAAAATGATTTCTTACATAGAATACATCAATCTCTGACAAGCTCAACATTACTAACTCAGTATTATACTCCATTACCCGATGAGAGTTATCACATGACTACCTGTAATCTCTATACCAAAAATGAGCATAATCTGGATTGGTTTAAATTTATCACGGATAAGCTTGAATTTTTCCAAAATATCTTTATGCAACTTAAGACCCATGAATTTACACCAGAAGCCTCAATTGAAGCTGTTCAATTCGGAAGAGCATTACAATTACGTTTATCATTACCAGAAAATCAAAAAAAAATGATCCAAGAATTTGCTCAAACATTTGGCATTGAAGATCGGACTCCCTCTTTTTTTCACATTACCTTAGCTTATGGTTATAAAGACATTAGTGATGAAAAAGTACATCAAGAGATTACCGCAGCGCTTGAAGAAATAATTGCCCCATATATAAATCAGAAAATAAAGCTCGATGTGCCAACGCTATGTTATTTTGAATCTATGAAAGCATTCATTCCGTGGGATGGAAGAACCTATCCATTTAACGAGAATCAGGGTATCAAAAAAGCAACAAGGTTCTTTGATACTGGTGAAACTCCATCGTCCACAATCACGTCTGAAAGCTCTTCTACTTGTAGTTCAAAATTATTAAGGTAGCTTTTTCATCACCGAAAGAAACAGCTCTGAATTTAAAAAGAACTGTAACCAAGCATAAAGATGTTTATATTCACTTTGTTCAAACCATTGTTGATCTACCATATAAAATTGCCTGATGAATGGAAATAAAGCGACATCAGTGCAACAAATATGATCTGCTAAAAGAAATTGGTGATTTATTAATAATAAATTTAATTTAGAAAAATACTCTTTAGCTTCATTTCTGTAATAGTGAGGATCATAATTATTGCAATGTTGTGAATATTTATAATTATCTAAAATAGGTTTGAACCTTACATCATTAAAATAAATTAATTCATCACTCTTATCTTTTAATTCAGTACATAACCATCCATCAGGATCATACTGGGTTAAGGCCCAACTCATAATATCAAGACTTTCATCAATGACACGACCATCTTCTAAAATTAATACAGGGACCGTTCCTTTTGGCGAGGCTAAAAGCATTTCCTGAGGTTTTTGCTTCAGTATAACCTCTCGTTGCACTACTTTAATTTGGGAGTATGCAAGCGCCATTCTTGCTCTAATGGCATACGGACAACGTCTAAAAGTATAAAGTATTGGATAATCCACTGGATTCAAATTAGGAATCATAGTAAATGATATTTTAACCATAAAATAAAGTTGAGTTCGATAAAAAACTCACTTTATTTTTTATATTGAACTGACGCCCAATAGAAAACAAATGTTTTGGAATTGAAAATCTATAATGAAAACTCTAAATACACACGTATCCCCTTTTAGTTAAGCTAAGTTTTTCTTAACAATTGTGTTGCATAATTATCCCTCATTTATTTTTTAGGACTAAATATGTTTGCAAAAAAAGATAGTAGTTTGAGAGCAAAGACAGAGAATCTTTGGGATAATATATGCGTCTATAGAAAAGACTCCGCCAAACAAATTAGTAAAAGTTATGGACATAATTTGACGGAAATTATTAATAATTTACAATCTTTTTCTGGAGTAAAATCTTATAGCGGTCATCAAAGTGGTAGAAAAGGAGATGGAGAAAATAAGTCAGCAATGAAAGTTCTGGATAATGCTATTCTTCATCTGAAAAATTGCCTCGCTAATACAGATGAAGCTGGATATTCAATGAGATAATAAACAGTCACGCAAATTCGATATAAAAAATAAGTTAATTTTTTATATCGAACTGTTTTATGTAGAACTTGATCCCGTCACCTCTTC includes these proteins:
- a CDS encoding LysR family transcriptional regulator, which produces MNIVDMKTFLAVVEYHSTSLASKHMYASQPTISRRIKKLEQELGSQLFVNTTYGVELTQKGKAFLPYIRQILGIYNEMMKAEHNDRKSRPKLTINVGLNPYVSLSVFAEFINYMLALKTNYFIINKIIPGKDLNTSLSGGNYDLFILPYTGNCPANITSIPLWKERVLPVVSITHPLAKRNTPISITELAEYDAVLTTNDSILRQKFNVLVAQKGISPKIIAEVNTVYNCIQTVEHGQSWCLIYERLLDDKLAVVELSDFTIDIEFHAFYLKKRSEERLIWEFVEYLRQWLSQSSDLSDLLIKTKSLSIQGQDHSNK
- the argF gene encoding ornithine carbamoyltransferase, giving the protein MSLTIPVNHTIVEDNHSQTISEVTTNTFVINLQQAIFDLEVGAQHTFTTDPTGVGDASSMKKIKHFLTGTELSTEELKRILEKAKALKQTPSFYCQALASKSLAMIFEKPSFRTRLSFAMAIQSMGGIAIESLGNTRKQETPADMARVLNGYTDFIMMRTHADEILQEMAVHAKVPVINGLSALHHPCQILADLLSLWEHFGSLDGLTVAYVGDGNNILHSLMLLAPQLGITINYCCPESRQPNSAIIEQAHSIKNGMIYSFSKPEMAVKNADAVYTDVWASMGFEALDNSQVFQGFQVNESLMSYAKSEAVFMHCMPMERGKEVSETLPDSPASIIFTQSENRLHVQKALLLFLNL
- a CDS encoding substrate-binding periplasmic protein, whose protein sequence is MGKFVNLALLLFIFFLSSCSSNKKEKYLHFVTSAVYPPFEYSEHGEIKGFDIDLAKLIAKELGKEAVFDNMQFSTVLPAISSGQDDIAIATITITEARKNNFDFSEPYYFDGIASVYRSNQPVITQNQLKGKKVAVQLGSIMEIWLRETFPQVETTVLDNNNQAIESLISGRVDVVLMDGVQGKIFSKKYTELSYSLIAKADYGYALAVKKGSPLTTKINKALQKLKADGSIQKLETIWLKDS
- a CDS encoding DUF1868 domain-containing protein codes for the protein MFDKIDATGSYIEFPGVTIIAPTLKTSQENDFLHRIHQSLTSSTLLTQYYTPLPDESYHMTTCNLYTKNEHNLDWFKFITDKLEFFQNIFMQLKTHEFTPEASIEAVQFGRALQLRLSLPENQKKMIQEFAQTFGIEDRTPSFFHITLAYGYKDISDEKVHQEITAALEEIIAPYINQKIKLDVPTLCYFESMKAFIPWDGRTYPFNENQGIKKATRFFDTGETPSSTITSESSSTCSSKLLR
- a CDS encoding glutathione S-transferase; this translates as MVKISFTMIPNLNPVDYPILYTFRRCPYAIRARMALAYSQIKVVQREVILKQKPQEMLLASPKGTVPVLILEDGRVIDESLDIMSWALTQYDPDGWLCTELKDKSDELIYFNDVRFKPILDNYKYSQHCNNYDPHYYRNEAKEYFSKLNLLLINHQFLLADHICCTDVALFPFIRQFYMVDQQWFEQSEYKHLYAWLQFFLNSELFLSVMKKLP